GGCATTCTAACTGCATATATCATAGTCGTTGAACAAAGAAGTTATGAATGGAAAATTAACTTGACAATAGTATCAATAATGCTACTATAAAATAATGAGAGATATTGTAAAAATCCTGAAGGAAATGAAAGCTAATCCCCAAGGAATTTGGTTTGCTGAACTTCAGAAGGTTTGTGAGCATTATTTTGGGAAAGCCCGCCAAAGTGGTAGTAGTCACTGTATTTATAAAACTCCATGGGTAGGTGATCCCCGCGTACATATACAAAACCACAAAGGCAAAGCTAAACCCTGTCAAGTTAAGCAAGTAGTGCTTGCCATTGAAAAATATGAGGTGAGTGATGGTTCTTGAAATCAACAAATATACTTATCGAGTAATGTGGTCCGAGGAGGACGAGGAATTTATCGGCTTATGTGCCGAGTTTCCCAGCCTCAGTTGGCTTGCGTCTACTGCTGAAGACGCACTAAAAGGCATTCGTTCTGTCGTTGAAGAATGTATTCGGGATATGGCTCAGAATAATGAAGAGATTCCGGTAGCAATCTCTACCCGGCGATATAGTGGAAAATTCATGGTGAGAGTTCCACCGGAAATACATCGTCATCTTGCAGTTGAGGCTGCTGAATCCGGAGTAAGTTTGAATCGCATCGTAAGTGTAAAACTTGCCCATTAATGGTTGTCGGGATTGGGGTTTTTTCTTGGTGGTTATGCGAAACTGTACCGATTGGATCTCCAGCCTGCCTACCTGGAGAAAATTCATTATTTGCTGAATCTGCTGGCTGACCCGCGCGGTACGGGTTACGCCGGCAGGTGGCGCTGCCGAAATTTATCTGGCTGTTGTTGCGGTACAGGCTGCTCTCTTTTTCTTTCTAATAAAATGTTTGCCCTAAAGTATTTTTAACGATATCTTTAAAAGTACAATAGGAGGTACGATATGGGAAAATTATCAAATATCATTCCGGTGAGTGATTTGCGGCAGAATGCGGCCAAGCTTTTTAAACAATTAAGAAAAAACGACGAGCCGTTAATTATCACCCAAAGAGGGCGGGCAACAGCGGTAATTATCGGTGTCGAAGCCTATGAAAAGCTTGAACATGAAAAAGAAATCCTGCGCCTTTTAGCTAAAGGCGACAGAGATATAGAGGCAGGCGAAGGGTATGATCTGGATTCTGTCCTTGCTCTTGCTGCAACCGACTCCCTTTTGGCCAAGGTTCCCTCGTGATAGTTCAATTCACACCATCTGCCCGGGATCAATTTTTGTCTGCGCATTAAATGGGGTCACATTAAATGGGGTCACACATTAAATGGGGTCAGAGTAAAATTATTTCGCGAAATAATTTTACTCTGACCCCATTTAATGCCATTTAATTTGGGGGTAAAACATCCATATCCAAATCAGCGGCTTTGCGTTACATAATCCGAGGTAGGAGCCGTATGAGGTAATTCTTCATGTACGGATCTGTGCGGGGGGTGTCGGGGAACCGGCATTCCTACCGCGATACGGTTTTTCCCTTAAGGTAAGTGGTCTGCGACTTTTTTGAAAAACACCTTGACGTTTTGATGCTAAGGCGTAATGGTGTAAAAAGGTTGATCAGAGGTAAAGAAAATCTGAATTTCTGCCGAGCGTAAGGTAAACATTCAACCAGTAAACAGATTGATTGCAGGAGAATAATTGTGCGGGTAATGCTGGTGGCCGGAGCCCGGCCCAATTTTATGAAGATTGCGCCGATTTTTCACGCGGCTGCGGGATTGGATGACATTGAATGCCTGATCGTTCATACTGGGCAGCATTATGATTATGAGATGTCCCAGGCCTTTTTTGCTGATCTGCAGTTGCCGGAGCCCGATTTTTTTCTTGAGGCCGGTTCCGGGAGCCATGCCGTCCAGACGGCGAAGATCATGGTGGCATTCGAGGAGGTCTGTCGGGATCAGGAGCCGGACCTGGTGATGGTGGTTGGTGATGTGAATTCCACCCTGGCCTGCAGCATCGTTGCCAAAAAGATGCTGATCGGGGTTGCCCATGTGGAAGCCGGGCTGCGAAGCTTTGATTTGGAAATGCCGGAGGAAATCAACCGTATGGTGACCGATGCCATCAGCGATTATTTTT
This is a stretch of genomic DNA from Pseudomonadota bacterium. It encodes these proteins:
- a CDS encoding toxin-antitoxin system HicB family antitoxin, which gives rise to MVLEINKYTYRVMWSEEDEEFIGLCAEFPSLSWLASTAEDALKGIRSVVEECIRDMAQNNEEIPVAISTRRYSGKFMVRVPPEIHRHLAVEAAESGVSLNRIVSVKLAH
- a CDS encoding type II toxin-antitoxin system Phd/YefM family antitoxin yields the protein MGKLSNIIPVSDLRQNAAKLFKQLRKNDEPLIITQRGRATAVIIGVEAYEKLEHEKEILRLLAKGDRDIEAGEGYDLDSVLALAATDSLLAKVPS
- a CDS encoding toxin HicA, which codes for MRDIVKILKEMKANPQGIWFAELQKVCEHYFGKARQSGSSHCIYKTPWVGDPRVHIQNHKGKAKPCQVKQVVLAIEKYEVSDGS